The genomic region gagcagacagacagggtGGGGGACGTACACAGTGTGGGCAGCTCCACGTGCCCTCAGGTGCTTTCTCCATGTCGGGGTCGAGACACACCATGTGATAGGCTCTGGGACACGTGTCACACAGGATGATCTCCCCGCCCTGCTGACACACCTCACAGTAATCCTGATGATCCGTCTCGTACCCGTCTCCTTCATCACTCACTGGGGGGTCATGGGgcagggtaacacacacacacacacacacacgcacgcacacacgcacacacgcgcacacgtgcacacacacgcacacacacacacacacacacacacacacgcacacacgcacacgcgcgcacacacgcacacacacacacacacacacaccggctctGTCTCAACTCACATCCTGTACATCTAACAGCTGTATATAATATTCACACACATCATACTTCACTAACACATCATAACCAcgctgtgtgtgtctctgtgtgtgtctctgtgtgtgtctgtgtgtgtgtctgtgtgtgtgtctgtgtgactctgagtgtgtgtgcgtgtgtgtgtctctgtgtgtctctgtgtgtgtgtctctgtgtgtgtctctgtgtgtgtgtgtgcgtgtgtgtgtctctgtgtgtctctgtgtgtgtgcgtgtgtgtctctgtgtgtgtgtgagtgactgagtgtgtgtgtctctgtgtgtgtctctgtgtgtgtgtgtgtgactctgagtgtgtgtgcgtgtgtgtgtctctgtgtgtctgtgtgtgtgtctctgtgtgtctgtgtgtgcgtgtgtgtctctgtgtgtgtctctgtgtgtgtgcgtgtgtgtgtctctgtgtgtctgtgtgtgcgtgtgtgtctctgtgtgtgtctctgtgtgtgtgcgtgtgtgtgtctctgtgtgtctgtgtgtgtgtctctgtgtctctgtgtgtgtctctgtgtgtgtgcgtgtgtgtgtctctgtgtgtgtctctgtgtgtctgtgtgtgtgtctctgtgtgtgtctgtgcgtgtctctgtgtgtgtctctgtgtgtgtgtgtctctgtgtgtgtctgtgtgtgtgtgtgtgtgtctctgtgtgtgtctctgtgtgtgtgtgtctctgtgtgtgtgtgcgtctctgtgtgtgtctctgtgtgtgtgactctgagtgtgtgtgcgtgtgtctctgtgtgtgtctgtgtgtgtgtgtgtgactgtgtgtgtgtgtgactgagtgtgtgtatatgtgtgtctctgtgtgtgtctctgtgtgtgtgtgtgtgtgtgagactgagtgtgtgtgcgcgtgtgtgtgtctctgtgtgtgtatgtgtgtctctgtgtgtgactctgagtgtgtgtgcgtgtgtgtctctgtgtgtgtctgtgtgtgtgactgtgtgtgtgtgtgactgagtgtgtgtatgtgtgtctctgtgtgtgtctctgtgtgtgtgtgtctctgtgtgtgtgtgtgtgactgagtgtgtgtatatgtgtgtctctgtgtgtgtctctgtgtgtgtgtgtgtgactgagtgtgtgtgcgggtgtgtgtgtgtctctgtgtgtgactctgagtgtgtgtgtgcgtgtgtctctgtgtgtgtctgtgtgcgtgtgtctttgtgtgactctgagtgtgtgtgtgtgtgtgtgtgactctgagtgtgtgtgtctgtgtgtgtgtgtgtctctgtgtgactctgagtgtgtgtgtgtgtgtgtgtatgtgtatcacctttcttcttcttcttggagTTCTTCGACTTTTTGCTCTTAGTGCGGCTGCTGCGGCTCGACCCATCACTCACCGAAAACCCGTCAAAATCActctcaccatcatcatcctcaccgCTCTGAGAGAGAGGAGccgggggcggggtttataatacactgtgtacgagccgggggcggggtttataatacactgtgtacgagccgggggcggggtttataatacactgtgtacgagccgggggcggggtttataatacactgtgtacgagccgggggcggggtttataatacactgtgtacgagccgggggcggggtttataatacactgCGTACGAGccgggggcggggtttataatacactgCGTACGAGccgggggcggggtttataatacactgAGTACGAGccgggggcggggtttataatacactgCGTACGAGccgggggcggggtttataatacactgAGTACGAGccgggggcggggtttataatacactgAGTACGAGccgggggcggggtttataatacactgCGTACGAGCCGGGGGCAgggtttataatacactgtgtacgagtcgggggcggggtttataatacactgtgGGCGTGTGTATGAGCCGGGGGGGCGGGGTTTACAATACACTGTGTACGAGTCGGGGGCGGGGTTTACAATACACTGTGTACGAGtcgggggcggggtttataatacactgtgtacgagccgggggcggggtttataatacactgAGTACGAGccgggggcggggtttataatacactgAGTACGAGccgggggcggggtttataatacactgAGTACGAGccgggggcggggtttataatacactgCGTACGAGccgggggcggggtttataatacactgAGTACGAGccgggggcggggtttataatacactgAGTACGAGtcgggggcggggtttataatacactgCGTACGAGCCGGGGGCAgggtttataatacactgtgtacgagtcgggggcggggtttataatacactgtgGGCGTGTGTATGAGCCGGGGGGCGGGGTTTACAATACACTGTGTACGAGtcgggggcggggtttataatacactgtgtacgagccgggggcggggtttataatacactgtgGGCGTGTGTATGAGTTGGGGGCGGGGTTTACAATACACTGTGTACGAGtcgggggcggggtttataatacactgtgtACGAGCCGGGGGCGGGGTTTACAATACACTGCGTACGAGtcgggggcggggtttataatacactgtgGGCGTGTGTATGAGttgggggcggggtttataatacactgtgtACGAGTCGGGGGCGGGGTTTACAATACACTGTGTACGAGTCGGGGGCGGGGTTTACAATACACTGTGTACGAGtcgggggcggggtttataatacactgtgtACGAGTCGGGGGCGGGGTTTACAATACACTGTGTACGAGccgggggcggggtttataatacactgtgtacgagtcgggggcggggtttataatacactgtgtacgagccgggggcggggtttataatacactgtgtacgagtcgggggcggggtttataatacactgtgtACGAGTCGGGGGCGGGGTTTACAATACACTGTGTACGAGtcgggggcggggtttataatacactgtgtacgagccgggggcggggtttataatacactgtgtacgagtcgggggcggggtttataatacactgtgtACGAGTCGGGGGCGGGGTTTACAATACACTGTGTACGAGTCGGGGGCGGGGTTTACAATACACTGTGTACGAGtcgggggcggggtttataatacactgtgtacgagccgggggcggggtttataatacactgtgGGCGTGTGTATGAGttgggggcggggtttataatacactgtgtacgagtcgggggcggggtttataatacactgtgtacgagtcgggggcggggtttataatacactgtgtacgagccgggggcggggtttataatacactgtgtacgagccgggggcggggtttataatacactgtgGGCGTGTGTATGAGttgggggcggggtttataatacactgtgtacgagtcgggggcggggtttataatacactgtgtacgagtcgggggcggggtttataatacactgtgtacgagccgggggcggggtttataatacactgtgtacgagtcgggggcggggtttataatacactgtgtacgagtcgggggcggggtttataatacactgtgtacgagccgggggcggggtttataatacactgCGTACGTGccgggggcggggtttataatacactgCGTACGAGCCGGGGGCGGGGTTTACAATACACTGTGTACGAGCCGGGGGCGGGGTTTACAATACACTGTGTACGAGtcgggggcggggtttataatacactgtgtacgagccgggggcggggtttataatacactgtgGGCGTGTGTATGAGttgggggcggggtttataatacactgCGTACGAGccgggggcggggtttataatacactgtgGGCGTGTGTATGAGTTGGGGGCGggggtttataatacactgCGTACGAGccgggggcggggtttataatacactgCGTACGAGccgggggcggggtttataatacactgCGTACGAGtcgggggcggggtttataatacactgCGTACGAGccgggggcggggtttataatacactgCGTACGAGtcgggggcggggtttataatacactgtgtacgagccgggggcggggtttataatacactgtgGGCGTGTGTATGAGttgggggcggggtttataatacactgtgGGCGTGTGTATGAGttgggggcggggtttataatacactgtgGGCGTGTGTATGAGttgggggcggggtttataatacactgtgGGCGTGTGTATGAGttgggggcggggtttataatacactgtgGGCGTGTGTATGAGttgggggcggggtttataatacactgtgGGCGTGTGTATGAGttgggggcggggtttataatacactgtgGGCGTGTGTATGAGttgggggcggggtttataatACACTTACTGATGGTCTTTTCCTCTTAAATGCGGCGAGTTTGATTTTGAGCGGTGCCACTTTCTTCGCTTTAGATTTCTTATCCTGTGGTTTGGGCTTCGTCTTTCTGCGAGCATTCggacctaaacacacacacacacacacacacacatacacacatacacacacatacacacacacacacacacacacatagtgtgAGCaaacatattaacaattatatatCTGTCCATGcatctttaattattaaaataatcatctgTCCCACTATTACTGATTTATcccttcatccctctctctctccctctctctctccccccactctctctccctctctccctctcccccccccccccactctctctctctttctctctctctctctcacctttgCCCTCTTTGGTCTTGGCTTTGCGTAGCGGTGGTGCAGCAGACGCTGGTTGTGTTGTGGTTGTTGCTGTTACAGACGATGTTGTAGCTGTCGTTGCTATGGAAGCGGCCCCAGGACCTGTTAGCTCCACCCCTCTAGGTGTGGTCACGGTGTCGACAGTCAGAGGGGCGGAGCCAGCGTTCGCAGATCCCCTGATGGGGTTATTGGTGCTGAACTCGCGCCACTTGGCTCCCAGAACCATCATCATCTTTGACACGGCGATTTTTGGGTTCCGTGCTGCAATCAGAGgcctgagagaaagagacaaagccTGTTAgtatcactccatctctctgtttatTCCTCCATCTCTCGCTCTCCATCATTCCTCCCCCGATTTGGAGCGAGGTCTGAAAGCAGGGCGTGGCTCTCGACAAACGGAAAAGTGACGCACCTGATCATCTGACTGAAGGCTTTGTAgttggtgagtgtgtgatagtcCTCCTGCGTGAAGGTGTAGTCGATGTCCTTCATCCCCCACTCCGCCAGGAGCTGGGACGAAGACTTCGGCccctggacacacacacgcgcgcacacacacacacacgcgcgcacacacacacacacgcgcgcgcacacacacacacgcgcgcgcacacacacacacacacacacacgcgcgcgcgcgcgcgcacacgcgcacacacgcacacgcgcacacacagagaaatgaaagaTAGATAAAAGAATTAACAGAAaaaggagtgaaaaaaagaacGGTCCTGATGAAGCCAGACAGCTTCTACTTATAAATACAGTTCTCGGTATTAGTGTTTTTATCCATCCTCATCACTCCATCCCTCAATACTTCTGCCATCCCTTCTTCCCACCTTCATCTAAACATCTGAGGATTTCATCCGTTCTCTCATCCCTGGCTTCATCTCTCTAAAAATCTCCTGTATTCATGGTGAATGTAACTGCGTATCATTAACCTTTAACCTCTCACCTGTCCAATGTCTTCATCATCGTCTTCCTCGTCTTCTTCCTCCGGGTCTGGAAGCTTCCGTTTGTTTTTCCCTCCGCCGCTCTTCTCTGCTTTCTTCCTGTCTTTGGAGGAGGAGCtggatttcttcttcttcttcttgctggGGGCGTAATCGCTTCCCTCGCTGTCTGACCGCACGGGCcgctcttcctcctcatcctcctcctcctcctcctccaccagcCGCAGAGCCTCCAGAGCTTCAGGAGAGCTCACCAACACCTCCTGCAGGACAGGAGGAGAAACGCACACAGCTCAGACCTTCTCTCGTCT from Pangasianodon hypophthalmus isolate fPanHyp1 unplaced genomic scaffold, fPanHyp1.pri scaffold_109_ctg1, whole genome shotgun sequence harbors:
- the LOC128317915 gene encoding chromodomain-helicase-DNA-binding protein 4-like, encoding MSGSEEETAERFGSRSLLHDDGAEEHTPEMETPKSKKKKKAKKSKESRSSKRQKALREEVLVSSPEALEALRLVEEEEEEDEEEERPVRSDSEGSDYAPSKKKKKKSSSSSKDRKKAEKSGGGKNKRKLPDPEEEDEEDDDEDIGQGPKSSSQLLAEWGMKDIDYTFTQEDYHTLTNYKAFSQMIRPLIAARNPKIAVSKMMMVLGAKWREFSTNNPIRGSANAGSAPLTVDTVTTPRGVELTGPGAASIATTATTSSVTATTTTQPASAAPPLRKAKTKEGKGPNARRKTKPKPQDKKSKAKKVAPLKIKLAAFKRKRPSSGEDDDGESDFDGFSVSDGSSRSSRTKSKKSKNSKKKKKVSDEGDGYETDHQDYCEVCQQGGEIILCDTCPRAYHMVCLDPDMEKAPEGTWSCPHCVRPPPCLSAHLSVCSSVCLLICLSVCLLIC